The genomic segment GAAAATTGAACGGAGGAGATCGTCAATATAGCTTCTATTCATTGTAATATAATCTCATCCACTTGCCTCGTCATTGTCTAACCTTTTGTTTCCTCTGGAGACGTCCTTGAACCAACCACACGGCTGCTGAGAATCCTCATAATCTGCAAAACTCCATTTATTATTCACATTCACGCAGTGGTCCATTCTTCAGACTCACTAATTCTCTATAAATACTATACATCCCTTGCTACATCTGAACCCATTACCTTTCTACTTTTGATCATGGCTTCTATTTCTTCTAATAAGAATGCTATTTTCAGCTTTCTTCTCCTCTCTATCATTCTTTCTGTTTCAGTTATTAAAGTGTGTGAGGCACAAGCCAGGCCTCCTACTGTCAGAGGTCTATCATATACCTTCTATTCCAAAACTTGCCCTACGCTTAAATCCATAGTTAGAACTGAGCTCAAAAAGGTCTTCCAGAGCGACATTGCTCAAGCTGCTGGCTTGCTTCGCCTTCACTTCCATGACTGCTTTGTTCAGGTAATTAATCAAACACTAGTTTACAGAATGAATAACGGTGAAAAAGCACACTCCAcaaacataaacacaaacacTTGGTACTCGTGGGCACTAAACATTTTTGGAAGAAAGAATTTGATAACAATTAATCCACATTTAGCTGTTATGAAACATTCATCGATTTGGGTGTACAAAAATCATGGTGAGAAATgcgtttgatgtagggatgtgATGGGTCAGTTTTATTGGATGGATCTGCAAGTGGGCCGAGTGAGAAAGATGCGCCACCAAACTTGACTTTGAGAGCTGAAGCTTTTAGGATCATCGAAAGGATTCGTGGTCTGTTAGAGAAGAGCTGTGGAAGAGTCGTCTCATGTTCAGACATCACTGCCCTCGCTGCACGTGATGCTGTTTTCCTTGTAAGTACCATTATTTTGGATAGACTTCATGTTTTCACACTCTTTTTATTCTCTTACTTTTTCTTAACAATTCtatataatcattttttattcaataatttcatttaaatttaattttattatactaatttaataataacaCAGTTGTcaaatggaagaaaaaacaGTCTCAaactaactttttttcttttcaatattattCAGAGATTGTGTATTAGTTATTATCGAAAAATATGCTAAACATAActtttaaaatcattattataaaattagaaaaatatgtcTTGGTCATTGTCGTATGTGACTTTATCTTTATCAAAGAAAATTGAGGGAGTGATGAAGGTTACGTATTTTCCAAATATGAAACTAAACACTTTTTGTTCTTCccaaaattaatcattttatcattagatttaaatgaaataaacataagataaaaaaaacacataagaaaatatttcaaaataacttttgTTTGATACGAGAAAAACACGTTTAATACGAGAAAAGGACATGACAAACAACATCAGAAAAAATACGcacatataaaagaataaatccCTCATTTAATACATGAggtttaagagaaaaaaaaaatcaaggtCCCTTACTATATAATCCTTTCCTtccaatttgaaaaaaaaaggtactTAAAAAGGAGCAGATATTTAAAATACCATTATATCTTTTATCGTTAAAACgtacacaaacaaaaataatatacatatttttattttaaaataattgtcattCTTTAAATATACTACTTTAAACAATTAAGGGAGTGTCATTTGAATACTGAAGAAATAAGTACGCATGTTTTATTCAATacttgcttcttctttttgtacATCATAATACATAGAAGAAAGTCAGCAAATTGGTTACAACTAGTTATACTAATACATGTTGAAGAAAATGGAACCATTCATATTCATggaaaacaaaatacataaaagGATGTTCAGTGAGTCAATCCAACCATACCCTTAAACAATggtcaatattttgtttttacctTTTCTTCATTTGACACTTTCTTTTATAAAGCAAAAGCCTTCTTTCTGGTTTTGTGGATTGATAATGTATAAAAATTGTATCTTTATTATGAATGACAGTCAGGGGGACCAGACTATGAGATTCCCTTGGGAAGGAGAGATGGGTTAACCTTTGCCTCTAGACAGGTGACATTAGACAACCTTCCACCACCCTCAAGCAACACCACCACCATCCTAAACTCCCTCGCCACCAAAAACCTCGACCCCACCGATGTGGTATCCCTCTCTGGTGGCCACACCATAGGCATAAGTCACTGCAGCTCTTTCAACAACAGACTCTACCCTACACAGGACCCTGTCATGGACAAAACCTTTGGCAAAAACCTCAGACTCACTTGCCCCACCAACACCACCGACAACACCACAGTCTTGGACATTCGATCCCCCAATACCTTCGACAACAAATACTACGTTGACCTCATGAACCGACAGGGCCTCTTCACCTCCGACCAAGACCTCTACACCGATAAGAGGACCAGAGGCATTGTCACCAGCTTTGCCGTGAACCAGAGTCTCTTCTTTGAGAAGTTTGTGTTCGCCATGCTCAAGATGGGTCAGCTCAGTGTGCTCACGGGAAATCAAGGGGAGATTCGTGCCAACTGCTCCGTGAGGAATGCCAACAGCAAGGCCTTCTTGAGTTCCGTCGTGGAAAATGTGGCCCAAGAATTCATAGAAATGTAACCGGGTCTTCTTTGTTGTATATGTTATGACCATGAATAATGCGTAACCCTTGTTTCTGGATGATCTAACGTGGTAGGGAACCGTTCTCTAATGTTCCTAGTTATATATACATACGTACTTGagttgtaataaattttaaaatctgaacAAGAGCTTCTCATTGGCATGTATACAATACACTTCATCTTAATCATCATACGCACAATATATCTTCTACATAACTTCCTTAGAGCAGACCTGAACCCATCCGTGATAGTAAAATCCTGAACATAAGGCTTCGTTGAAGAAGTTAAACATTTAAGGAAGAGGATTTcaacatgaataaaataaaaaaagcttGTCATATTTACAATTTTGACCTAGAGGAGTATAATACAActatataaaattgaaaccaaattggTGACTAAGATACCCCACAAGAGAACACCTGTTGTGGATTGGTGACCAAAATTTTCTTTCCATAAtgtttttctcattattttttgCATAGCAGATCATACGGCCCAAATGATGGAAATGCCTATATCGGGCCTGGTTCAAATTGGTCCGTAGTTTTGTGGACTTGGATTGTCTGGAATGTTATTTTTTGGTAACAAGGGGTGAAAGGGCGAAATAGAGTGAAACTAAGGAAAACTAAAAGGTGGGAAtagaattgaagaaaatgaatgcagagaggttgaagatgattaTGACAGGCATTAATTAGTAGAAAGGGAATCACAGTCATTCCACAGTCTAGAAATGGATTTAAGCCAACCAAATTCCAGGGCCGTGACGAGATACTTCAAACTTCAACCACAAGACCACTCACGGAGCTAACTATCCCTTTCCAAACCCTTCATCACAATTACTTCTCTacccacttctttttctttatctcttttaagcttttctttcaattaaaaGATCAAACATGAGAcattgaatatataaaaaaaattatggaaacttaatttatttagattACTTTTATctgttattaataattttacttattattatattagaaaGAGAAATTCCTAACCCAAACGAAATTTCggttttttatatacaaattataagCCAAGGGAACATACCCTTCTATTCTTACTGTCTTTTTGTGAGGAAAAATTGTTAGCAATCCATCGCACAAATTAGCTCTAATTAGCTGATTTCAACGAGTTCagattgttggaagtcccacatcgactagagataaggtcaaattaaagtatataaatgggtgcagacctcaccttacaagccgattttgtgagGATGAGTTAGGCCtcaagtccacttctaacatggtatcagagctatggttagagtctatcctagcatTATTGGTTGTTTGTTGGGCTTATTGTTCCACCCATTATCGGTCCCAgttcttttattatcatttatacAGTACATGATGAAAGAAAAGGGAATTTTTGGTTgcactttttcactttttaattataaaaatataacattattttttaagatatatgCAAGAAACATACCAAAAATTACTATTTTCTGTATAAATATTAGGAATTAAGAAAGTATATTCAAgttaatgtgattttttttaattaaaaggtgaaatagaaaattttaaaaaatgcaaATAAACCCTCcttaaacatttaattatttatttagttagtTTTTATACTTGCATAGTTTGTATGTTTTAGTTCAATACTAGAaactacatatattttttaaaatatgttttagattCACACTACGTACATTTACTATTACAGTGCCTAAAATTTTGGacggtaaaaataaaataataactcaaaatttaaatcaatatagAAAAACTAAACTTCTAtctatttttacctttttatatactataatttaattttatatataagttttttttaactgTTATAATAATTGCacaatgtattttaaattgaaatgttTGCAAATGAAATATCATGTGAACTTcccaattaaaaatattaatatcagatttttttttttgtgaggCTATATTTCGTTGAATTAAACGACAGGGTGTAGTGGtatatcaaatcaaatttagaaaaaatgatAATGAATGGAGAAAAGGTTGAAGAAAAAGCTTAGGTAAGAAAGCATTATATGAGACTTGGGTTAAAGGAAATTCATGTTGGGATAAGTAGCATGAAAATAGG from the Vigna angularis cultivar LongXiaoDou No.4 chromosome 3, ASM1680809v1, whole genome shotgun sequence genome contains:
- the LOC108324140 gene encoding peroxidase 12-like precursor → MASISSNKNAIFSFLLLSIILSVSVIKVCEAQARPPTVRGLSYTFYSKTCPTLKSIVRTELKKVFQSDIAQAAGLLRLHFHDCFVQGCDGSVLLDGSASGPSEKDAPPNLTLRAEAFRIIERIRGLLEKSCGRVVSCSDITALAARDAVFLSGGPDYEIPLGRRDGLTFASRQVTLDNLPPPSSNTTTILNSLATKNLDPTDVVSLSGGHTIGISHCSSFNNRLYPTQDPVMDKTFGKNLRLTCPTNTTDNTTVLDIRSPNTFDNKYYVDLMNRQGLFTSDQDLYTDKRTRGIVTSFAVNQSLFFEKFVFAMLKMGQLSVLTGNQGEIRANCSVRNANSKAFLSSVVENVAQEFIEM